In Serinicoccus marinus DSM 15273, the genomic stretch CCGCGAGTTCAGCCGCATCCGCCCGACCCTGTCCGAGATCTACCGAGAGGTGGCCGTCGCATGAGCACCACGACCGCACCCTGGATCCTCGTCGCCGCACGGGAGATCAGGGTCAAGCTGACCGACAAGAACTTCCTCATCGGCACCGGCCTCACGCTCGTGCTGCTGCTCGCGGCGATGTTCGTGCCCGCGCTCATCGGCGGAGGCTCCGCCTCCTACGACGTCGCGGTGACCGACGACGCGGCCTCCGGTGTCGTCGCCCAGGCAGAGCAGTCGCTGCAGGCCACCGACGAGGAGGCCGAGATCACCCTGGTCGAGGTGGCAGACCGCGCCGCCGCGGAGACCACCGTGCAGGAGGGCGACGCCGACGCGGCACTGGTCGGCGAGCCCGGAGCCTGGGAGCTGCTGCACGAGGGCGGCGCGCCGACACAGCTCGACGGCGCGCTGACCGAGGCGGTCCGCACCACGGCCCTGGCGACCAATGCCGAGGCGGCCGGCACCTCGGTGGCCGACCTGACCTCCGGCAGCGAGCTCGCCCAGGTCGACCTCGCGGAGGAGGACGAGGGGGCGATGAGCGGCCCGCTCGCCTACATCCTCGGCTTCGCCTTCGCCATGCTGTTCTACTTCGCCGCCCTGATGTTCGGCATGCAGATCGCCAACAGCGTCGTGGAGGAGAAGCAGTCTCGGATCATCGAGATCCTCGCGGCCAAGATCCCGACGCGCCAGCTGCTCATGGGCAAGGTGCTGGGCAACACGGTGCTGGCCTTCGGGCAGCTTGCGCTCATCACCGCCGTCAGCCTCGTCGGGCTGACCTTCGTCGACCTCGACGTCGCGCTGCCCGGACTCACCCAGGCCATCCTGTGGTACCTCCCGTTCTTCCT encodes the following:
- a CDS encoding ABC transporter permease; the encoded protein is MSTTTAPWILVAAREIRVKLTDKNFLIGTGLTLVLLLAAMFVPALIGGGSASYDVAVTDDAASGVVAQAEQSLQATDEEAEITLVEVADRAAAETTVQEGDADAALVGEPGAWELLHEGGAPTQLDGALTEAVRTTALATNAEAAGTSVADLTSGSELAQVDLAEEDEGAMSGPLAYILGFAFAMLFYFAALMFGMQIANSVVEEKQSRIIEILAAKIPTRQLLMGKVLGNTVLAFGQLALITAVSLVGLTFVDLDVALPGLTQAILWYLPFFLVGFLALACVWAAAGALASRTEDLQQTTMPLTMVLVVLFIVGINLDGRWQQIFSFVPVASTFVMPVRIIEGDTALWEPALALLLALAFCGVTIALGARLYERALLHTSGSLSWRKAMSLQD